DNA sequence from the Oncorhynchus keta strain PuntledgeMale-10-30-2019 chromosome 1, Oket_V2, whole genome shotgun sequence genome:
AGGGTCTGGTAGTGGTCGTGTGTGGGAAGGGGGGGCAGGGGTCTGGATTATAGCCTCATCCAGCGAGGCCTTTGGGGGCAAGGGGTAACCACAACGTTAAGGTACAAGGTGCTTCCGCTACTGCTATTACCTGTGTGTGGTCAAACTCTCATACTGTACTTTATTTGGGTGAGATGACTGTCACAGGGCAGAGTTAGGACTTTACACACCCTACACTTCTGGTTTGAGGAGCAACACAACAAAAGCCCCTTAACGTTCAGGGGCTACATTCGCGCCACATTCAGTCTTAAGGGGTTACGTTTTGTCCTCATAGGTCCCCCTCTGTCTTTACCTGGACCAAATCACACCCCTCGTTATCACACTGGCCCTGGTCCTGAGGGGCGGAGCCGCGGAGTAACATTGGGAGGAGGTCCATCGGAGAGGCCTGATTCTCGTTGACCAGCTGGTTGAACTGCAGGTCGTTATAGTAGCCCAagtcctgcccagacccaccctGGTTGAAGTTAAAGTTCATGTCCATGACGCCTGGGGTGAAGTTGGAGTTGTGCTCCTGGCCAAAGCCAAGGAGGGCAGGGTCACTGAACAGAATTCGAGAGAGCATACTGATGTCGTCTGGGCTCATGTCCTCATTGAAGAAGTTGTCTTCCTGGAGGTCATTGTAGTGGATCTCCCCCATGGTGGAGGCCCCAGACTGGGCAGGAGGATGCAACTCTTCTGGGACCAGCTGGCTCTCTGCTGGGGGGAAGGTGAACGGCTCGAATGGCTGAGAGGTGGAGGCTCCTGCTGCAGCCACATTTTGAACTGTGGGCGATAGAAAGGActtacagtgtattcggaaagtattcagaccacttgactttttccacattctgttacattTACAGtcctattctaaaatggatgcaattatattttttcctcatcaatctacagacaataccccataatgtcaaagcaaaaacagttttttagaatcttttgcaaatgtataaaataatgaaatattacataagcattcagaccctttactcagtactttgttaaagcacctttgacagtgattacatccttgagtctttttgggtatgacgctacaagcttggcacacctgtttttgcggagtttctcccattgttctctgcagatcctctcaagctctgtcgggttggatggggagcgtcgctgcacagctattatcaggtctctccagagatatatGATCGGgctcaagtccaggctctggctgggcccctcaaggacatttagagaattgtcccaaagccactcctgtgtgtcttcaaatcaaatttaatttggCTCTGTGCTTaagagttgttgtcctgttggaaggtgaaccttcgccccaatctgaggtcctgagcactctggaacaggttttcatcaaggatctctctatactttgctccgctcatctttccctcgatcctgattagtctcccagtctctgccactgaaaaacatccccatagcatgatgctgccaccaccatgcttcaaggatggtgccaggtttcctccagatgtgacgcttggcattcagaccaaagggttcgatcttggtttcaccagaccagaaaatcttgttcctcatggtctgagagtcctttaggtggcttttggcaaactccaagcgggctgtcatgtgccttttactgaggagtggcttccatctggccactctaccaggcgtgattggtggagtgctgcagagatggctgtccttctggaaggttctcccatctccacagaggaactctggcgctccgtcagagtgaccatcggtttcttagtcacctccctgaccaaggcccttcgccCCCGAttgctctatggacaattccttcgaccgcatggcttggtttttactctgacatgcactgtcaactgtgggaccttatatagacaggtgtgtgcttttccaaagcatgtccaatcaattgaatttaccacaggttgactccaatcaagttgtagaatcatctcaaagatgatcaatggaaacagggtgcacctgagctcaatttcgagtctcatagcaaagggtctcaatacttatgtaagtaaataaggtatttctgttttttatttgtaatagatttgctaaactttctaaacacctgttttcgctttgtcattatggggtattgtgtgtaaattgatgagaaaaacaacaacaattgaaggctgtaatgtaacaaaatgtggaaaaagtcaagggctctgaatgcttcccgaatgcactgaatATAAGAACACCTTATTGACACTCAGATGTACAGTCATTTGTTTCGGAGAGGGTCCTGTGTAAGCAGCTGTTATTGTTCTCGCTTTCATTTTCTTTTTTTACTTTCTGTCCTGCAATTAGGTGCAGAAGTTTAAGCTGGAAAGAGAAAGAGCCCGAGGCCAATCCTCACCTGCCACACAGGACCTCTCTGTGAAGCCGATGTCCGACTTTATCTTCCTCTTCCGCTTCACTTCATATGGATCTGAACACGGCATCAAAACAGAAAAAAATATCTTTCATACCTCTGTTTGAATAGCTCTTGTCTCTATAATGTTATATTATTGCACAATAcataacatgttataacacagCATTAtgatatcatatatatatatataaataacattCATAAGTTGTATCAACCTGTGTTGTCGGGCTGGTAGGTAAACGTGACGGGGTCACTGTCCATGTGGTCCGAGAGACGACGCAGGAGGACATTTACTTCCACTTCCTCCCCCACGTCCTGTTCCTGGTAGGACGGGGTCTTGAACACGATAGCGATCTGCCGGTGGACGTCCGTCTGGGCAAACTCCGCCTTGGCCTCCCAAGACCCCCTCTTGAAGATGATCTCTATGTCGTCTgagggggaacacacacacacacacacacacacacacacacacacacacacacacacacacacacacacacccaccaatcAGCTTGTATAGTCCTGCAGGCTGTATGACTTCAACAGTGTATTTCCAGAGAGGTGTCATTACACATCATGTGCCACTTCCATCGAGTTGTTTAAAAACAGGATTTTACCTTCACCCTTTAATTTGCTAGATATCAGCGCGCTCAACACAGTGTTTCTATGTTACAACTTGGGAGTCTGGCTGCATCTCACCTTTCTGGACTTTGTCGCAGAGCATGTAGACCTCAGTCTTGCCGGTGCATGGCCCTTTAACAACGTTCAGACGGTTGATCTTCAACTCAGATGTTGTGGTCGcctctgtaaacacacacacacacacacacacacacacacacacactgagcaccTGCGAGATGGTTCAGGAAGGAAGTACATTTACATAGCTGTGGTGTGAGGGTACTGGTTCGTATCACGTTTGAAGACTATTGTAAAAGCAGTCATGCGCAGGTGTCCGTGTCAGGAGGACGTTGGGGGGGGGTGATCTTACTCTTGTCATAGACGGGGTTGGACACTATGGGGTTCAGGAAGTCCTTATTTCCATCCTCCCACTCCAGCTCACACTGGAAACACAGCCGCACCACGTTCATGTCCATGTCCTCGATGCTTTTAGAGTGGCCCgctgggaggacagaggagatgatATTACCCTACGGCTAATGAAAATACAACTTTCTTGTACAATGATATTGGGTTTATGTAATTGGGTAAGTTCTGTGTGCGCTTGCGATGTGCTTTGTGTGCGCGTGTCAGGGCTCTACTCACTTTTAAAGGGGTCGATCTTCTGATTCCGTCTCTTCTCGAGTGAGGCATCCAGCTCCTTCCGCCTGACACACTGGATGCCCAGGTT
Encoded proteins:
- the LOC118386036 gene encoding transcription factor RelB-like isoform X2 gives rise to the protein MRNMSVQNCTANIIQEVISADREFPCQAQSRFCLPRPPHPPVDSDRQAQNHRAMPRQIPSSTPPVLVPRGTTSRPPCFFPQPQHPSSTRDMAAPHPTRGVSHSGSNRRGRGSSGSGTSRGPDSPSRQAQTDTDLLEQILERPTLAVVEQPKERGMRFRYECEGRSAGSILGASSGDSTKTLPAIELQGPIQNIKKVTVTVSLVTKDYPYRPHPHCLVGKDCADGTGICVICLNPHSNRRHSFANLGIQCVRRKELDASLEKRRNQKIDPFKTGHSKSIEDMDMNVVRLCFQCELEWEDGNKDFLNPIVSNPVYDKKATTTSELKINRLNVVKGPCTGKTEVYMLCDKVQKDDIEIIFKRGSWEAKAEFAQTDVHRQIAIVFKTPSYQEQDVGEEVEVNVLLRRLSDHMDSDPVTFTYQPDNTDPYEVKRKRKIKSDIGFTERSCVAVQNVAAAGASTSQPFEPFTFPPAESQLVPEELHPPAQSGASTMGEIHYNDLQEDNFFNEDMSPDDISMLSRILFSDPALLGFGQEHNSNFTPGVMDMNFNFNQGGSGQDLGYYNDLQFNQLVNENQASPMDLLPMLLRGSAPQDQGQCDNEGCDLVQVKTEGDL
- the LOC118386036 gene encoding transcription factor RelB-like isoform X1, which produces MRNMSVQNCTATNDLDIIQEVISADREFPCQAQSRFCLPRPPHPPVDSDRQAQNHRAMPRQIPSSTPPVLVPRGTTSRPPCFFPQPQHPSSTRDMAAPHPTRGVSHSGSNRRGRGSSGSGTSRGPDSPSRQAQTDTDLLEQILERPTLAVVEQPKERGMRFRYECEGRSAGSILGASSGDSTKTLPAIELQGPIQNIKKVTVTVSLVTKDYPYRPHPHCLVGKDCADGTGICVICLNPHSNRRHSFANLGIQCVRRKELDASLEKRRNQKIDPFKTGHSKSIEDMDMNVVRLCFQCELEWEDGNKDFLNPIVSNPVYDKKATTTSELKINRLNVVKGPCTGKTEVYMLCDKVQKDDIEIIFKRGSWEAKAEFAQTDVHRQIAIVFKTPSYQEQDVGEEVEVNVLLRRLSDHMDSDPVTFTYQPDNTDPYEVKRKRKIKSDIGFTERSCVAVQNVAAAGASTSQPFEPFTFPPAESQLVPEELHPPAQSGASTMGEIHYNDLQEDNFFNEDMSPDDISMLSRILFSDPALLGFGQEHNSNFTPGVMDMNFNFNQGGSGQDLGYYNDLQFNQLVNENQASPMDLLPMLLRGSAPQDQGQCDNEGCDLVQVKTEGDL
- the LOC118386036 gene encoding transcription factor RelB-like isoform X3, producing MAAPHPTRGVSHSGSNRRGRGSSGSGTSRGPDSPSRQAQTDTDLLEQILERPTLAVVEQPKERGMRFRYECEGRSAGSILGASSGDSTKTLPAIELQGPIQNIKKVTVTVSLVTKDYPYRPHPHCLVGKDCADGTGICVICLNPHSNRRHSFANLGIQCVRRKELDASLEKRRNQKIDPFKTGHSKSIEDMDMNVVRLCFQCELEWEDGNKDFLNPIVSNPVYDKKATTTSELKINRLNVVKGPCTGKTEVYMLCDKVQKDDIEIIFKRGSWEAKAEFAQTDVHRQIAIVFKTPSYQEQDVGEEVEVNVLLRRLSDHMDSDPVTFTYQPDNTDPYEVKRKRKIKSDIGFTERSCVAVQNVAAAGASTSQPFEPFTFPPAESQLVPEELHPPAQSGASTMGEIHYNDLQEDNFFNEDMSPDDISMLSRILFSDPALLGFGQEHNSNFTPGVMDMNFNFNQGGSGQDLGYYNDLQFNQLVNENQASPMDLLPMLLRGSAPQDQGQCDNEGCDLVQVKTEGDL